Proteins from one Gimesia maris genomic window:
- a CDS encoding chemotaxis protein CheX produces the protein MTSTSTVGKSELTAEFVNPIISATISVFEMMLGCTPKRTGLSLKQDLIPQHELSAVIGISGKAAGTLVLSLSKSVGIGVLDRLVGISTNEINDEVCDAVCELANMIAGSAKAQLEHLEASISIPNIITGKGHTVHYPSNVSPICIAFDSEIGTFSIEAGFSDR, from the coding sequence ATGACGTCAACCAGTACCGTCGGTAAGTCTGAACTCACCGCAGAATTTGTGAATCCCATCATTAGCGCAACCATCTCTGTTTTTGAAATGATGCTGGGTTGTACGCCAAAACGAACCGGATTGAGTCTGAAACAGGACCTCATTCCTCAGCACGAGTTGAGTGCCGTCATTGGAATTTCTGGAAAAGCAGCCGGGACGCTTGTATTAAGCCTCTCCAAGAGCGTCGGCATAGGCGTTCTGGATCGTCTGGTTGGTATCTCTACAAATGAAATCAACGACGAAGTCTGTGATGCAGTCTGTGAATTGGCAAACATGATTGCAGGATCAGCGAAGGCACAACTGGAACATCTGGAAGCCTCCATCAGTATTCCAAACATTATTACTGGCAAGGGGCACACGGTTCATTATCCATCTAATGTGTCTCCCATATGTATTGCTTTTGACTCAGAAATCGGAACCTTTTCTATTGA